In one window of Opitutus sp. GAS368 DNA:
- a CDS encoding D-2-hydroxyacid dehydrogenase, with the protein MKSSASPTRVLFNPDVSYHPIAAELAAIHAAHPGLELIETHGKDGSAEPDLREVEILMTDLRVPRDLSACPQLKWIQLISAGANQVTKTAIAESDILVTTASGLHGVPIAQFVTGNLLMLAHCLPQLGEIQRARHWPPARWDLRGAVVRGLTAGVLGYGSIGRECARQLHALGLRIIALDPGPRRDDGYNNWPGTGDPAGALPALWFKPNELHAMLRECDVLVVAAPYTPHTAGMIGAAELALMRRGGRVIIISRGGIVQERPLADALQRGHLAGAAVDCFEQEPPPADHFFYETPNLIMTPHMAGAFEGFWQAMMKLFTENLRRYHAGQPLHNQTNKRLGY; encoded by the coding sequence ATGAAATCTTCCGCCTCCCCCACGCGCGTCCTGTTCAATCCGGACGTGTCCTATCATCCCATCGCGGCCGAGCTGGCTGCGATCCACGCCGCGCATCCCGGCCTCGAGCTGATCGAGACTCATGGAAAAGACGGCTCCGCCGAGCCGGATCTCCGCGAGGTCGAGATTCTCATGACGGACCTCCGCGTGCCGCGTGACCTCAGCGCCTGCCCGCAATTGAAATGGATCCAGTTGATCTCCGCGGGCGCGAACCAAGTGACCAAGACCGCCATCGCGGAAAGCGACATCCTCGTGACGACCGCGAGCGGGCTCCACGGCGTGCCGATCGCGCAGTTCGTGACCGGCAATCTGCTCATGCTGGCGCACTGCCTGCCGCAGCTCGGCGAAATCCAGCGCGCCCGGCACTGGCCGCCCGCGCGCTGGGACCTGCGCGGCGCGGTGGTGCGCGGCCTGACCGCGGGCGTGTTGGGTTACGGCAGCATCGGTCGCGAGTGCGCGCGACAACTCCATGCCCTTGGCCTGCGCATCATCGCCCTGGATCCCGGTCCCCGCCGCGACGATGGCTACAACAACTGGCCCGGCACCGGCGATCCCGCGGGTGCGCTGCCGGCCCTTTGGTTCAAGCCGAACGAACTGCATGCCATGCTCCGGGAGTGCGACGTGCTGGTGGTGGCGGCGCCCTATACCCCGCATACCGCGGGGATGATTGGGGCGGCCGAGCTTGCGCTCATGAGGCGGGGCGGGCGCGTGATCATCATTTCGCGCGGCGGCATCGTCCAGGAGCGGCCGCTCGCCGACGCCCTCCAACGCGGCCACCTCGCCGGCGCGGCCGTCGATTGCTTCGAGCAGGAGCCGCCACCGGCGGATCATTTCTTCTACGAGACGCCGAACCTCATCATGACGCCCCACATGGCGGGCGCGTTCGAAGGTTTCTGGCAGGCGATGATGAAATTGTTCACCGAAAATCTCCGCCGCTACCACGCAGGTCAGCCGTTGCATAACCAAACCAACAAACGGCTCGGATACTAA
- a CDS encoding MFS transporter — protein sequence MFESLTRPATGALPKGAWLTVGFLWLAGASNYLTRTMLTTMRGSVIADIPMTDAQFGLLTTIFLWVYAFASPLGGFFADRFSRRHVIIFSILAWSTITWITAHVHTFQEFLILRALLGLSEACYIPAAMALIADYHRGSTRSLATGIHMSGLVLGSVIGGVGGWLAESHGWNYAYTVIGLPNLIYSLFLVLVLREAPREAADDHATGAAVPKVGFIAAMENLACTWPFYIVIASWCLQGAVSWMIIGWMPTHMKEQYHLGQGAAGFSALGYVYVMQFLGLLIGGFWSDRCSVRNPQARIVIPAITLLVVAPAFWLTGFYDGIAFTILSLAGWGLAAGFLGANMMPIICMTIDVRYRATALGVLNCFTACFGGVAVYFVGALRDAQVGIRSILTMAGFGVLFCGVLLYLVSVVLTRRAHGSRTTL from the coding sequence ATGTTCGAATCCCTCACGCGTCCTGCCACGGGTGCGCTGCCGAAAGGAGCCTGGCTTACCGTCGGGTTCCTCTGGCTGGCTGGCGCGTCCAATTATCTCACCCGGACGATGCTGACGACGATGCGCGGTTCGGTCATCGCGGACATTCCCATGACCGACGCGCAGTTCGGGCTGCTCACCACGATTTTTCTGTGGGTGTACGCCTTCGCCAGCCCGCTGGGCGGCTTTTTCGCGGATCGGTTCAGCCGGCGGCACGTAATCATCTTCAGTATCCTCGCGTGGTCGACCATCACCTGGATTACAGCCCACGTGCATACTTTTCAGGAGTTCCTGATCCTGCGGGCGCTGCTGGGCTTGAGCGAGGCCTGTTATATTCCGGCGGCGATGGCGTTGATTGCGGACTACCACCGCGGGTCGACACGGTCGCTGGCCACGGGTATCCATATGTCAGGCCTCGTGCTTGGCTCCGTGATCGGTGGAGTGGGTGGCTGGCTGGCGGAGAGCCACGGTTGGAACTACGCGTACACGGTCATCGGCCTGCCCAACCTGATCTACAGCCTGTTCCTCGTGCTGGTGTTGCGGGAAGCGCCGCGCGAAGCGGCGGACGACCATGCGACGGGCGCGGCGGTGCCGAAGGTCGGGTTTATCGCCGCGATGGAAAATTTGGCGTGCACCTGGCCCTTTTACATCGTGATCGCCTCGTGGTGCCTGCAGGGCGCGGTCAGCTGGATGATCATTGGCTGGATGCCGACGCACATGAAAGAGCAATACCACCTGGGCCAGGGCGCGGCCGGTTTTTCCGCCCTGGGGTACGTCTACGTGATGCAGTTCCTCGGCCTCCTGATCGGCGGTTTTTGGTCGGATCGCTGCAGCGTCCGAAATCCCCAGGCCCGGATCGTCATCCCGGCGATCACCTTGCTGGTGGTGGCGCCAGCGTTCTGGCTGACCGGTTTTTATGATGGGATTGCATTCACCATTCTCAGCCTGGCGGGCTGGGGACTCGCGGCAGGTTTCCTCGGGGCGAACATGATGCCGATCATCTGCATGACGATCGACGTGCGCTATCGGGCCACGGCGCTTGGGGTGCTGAATTGCTTTACCGCCTGCTTTGGCGGAGTAGCGGTTTATTTCGTCGGCGCGTTGCGCGACGCGCAGGTCGGCATCCGATCCATCCTGACGATGGCCGGCTTCGGGGTGTTGTTTTGCGGCGTGCTGCTCTACCTCGTTAGCGTTGTGCTGACCCGGCGCGCCCACGGCTCCCGTACTACCTTATGA
- a CDS encoding kelch repeat-containing protein: MNRHLLPTWTRGAPMPLPRAGCAVGVLQGRVYVAGGTYWENGRKFWCDRTDSFDPVSNTWRAHPPVPRVAGDAAGVVAGGKFAVIGGGADGIGAKEIWAFDGTNWQSWPALPAPRRSCAAVLHDGTIFVLGGLAGNGTEFGTATNTVWRARPGEGWTPCAPLPEPIRFNLAVGSLDGHLLAAGGCTPEAGSVRNLDEIIAYDAKSDRWSRVGRLPVACRGSSGVVDGRRLLIVGGYTDRFITDIHAFEPARGDASPAGSIPVALADTRFVRVGEQFVGVTGEDGIKHRFADTFIAGPASH, from the coding sequence ATGAACCGCCATCTACTCCCTACCTGGACCCGCGGCGCGCCGATGCCCCTGCCGCGCGCCGGTTGCGCCGTCGGCGTGTTGCAGGGCCGCGTTTATGTCGCGGGTGGGACTTATTGGGAAAACGGCCGGAAGTTTTGGTGCGACCGAACCGACAGCTTCGATCCCGTCAGCAACACGTGGCGCGCCCATCCGCCGGTGCCGCGCGTCGCCGGTGACGCGGCGGGCGTGGTCGCCGGGGGTAAATTCGCCGTGATCGGCGGGGGCGCGGACGGAATCGGCGCGAAGGAGATCTGGGCCTTCGACGGAACGAACTGGCAATCCTGGCCGGCCTTGCCGGCGCCGCGCCGTTCGTGTGCGGCGGTGCTGCATGACGGGACGATCTTCGTTCTCGGTGGCCTCGCGGGCAATGGCACCGAGTTCGGCACGGCGACCAACACGGTCTGGCGGGCCCGCCCGGGCGAGGGATGGACTCCATGCGCGCCGCTGCCGGAGCCGATTCGATTCAATCTGGCGGTCGGCAGCCTCGACGGCCACCTGCTCGCGGCCGGCGGCTGCACGCCCGAAGCGGGGAGCGTCCGCAACCTGGACGAAATCATTGCCTATGATGCGAAATCGGACCGGTGGTCGCGCGTGGGGCGGCTGCCCGTGGCGTGCCGTGGATCCTCCGGCGTGGTGGACGGCCGCCGCCTTTTGATCGTGGGCGGGTACACCGACCGGTTCATCACGGATATCCACGCGTTCGAACCCGCGCGGGGGGACGCCAGCCCGGCGGGCTCCATTCCCGTTGCGTTGGCGGACACACGTTTCGTGCGCGTCGGGGAGCAGTTCGTCGGTGTCACCGGCGAGGATGGCATCAAACACCGTTTTGCTGATACATTCATCGCCGGGCCCGCGTCCCACTAA